The following DNA comes from Sander lucioperca isolate FBNREF2018 chromosome 2, SLUC_FBN_1.2, whole genome shotgun sequence.
ttgCCAAATCAAGAGAAAACATCACACATTATACATTATAATGGGGTGCTTGTGCTTCGCAAAGTATTTTTATGTATGAAATGACTAACTGTAAAGCTGTAAGTTTCTCCAAACGgcaagaataaaaagaaaacgtACCTGTATCACTCCAGACTTTTTAGCAACAAGGCAATAGGTGGACACGACATCTGAACGAGTAAACCGACCTGACGAAATGCATTAATTTTTCACAAAGTTGCCTGCTTACCTGCTTGAGTAGTATCACTATTTCCGTACACAAAGTAGGTCTCCATAGATACGAAAACGGGCGATTTCTTTTCCCGCTGTGGGTGAGCGCAACTCATGTCCAGGCCGGATTGGCATACCCATATTAGGGTACGAAATTGTATCTGATTTTAATGCAGAACTTCAAAAAGGACAGCCGGTTAAATTACGCTCAATTCATCATGAACGAGAGATAATCCCTCAGAGGGCTTAATGCCCACCAACAAACCTGCTAAGACAAAAGCCTTCTCAGACTAATCCATTAGGACATTTGCCCCACTGGCTTTACAACATAGCCTTCCCTATGGAGAGATGAGAAATGAACTACTGATTGAGAAGTAAAATGCTGGGTTAATTAATGATAAAACACAtggattattattgttattgaattattttgtaatatatataaataatatattgtaTAGAGTGAGCGTGCGGTTATAGACAACACCGCTGGCAATTTGGTTTGCCCCctgaaaaatgacaaagaaaaaaacgtcattcattattaattcaaTTCATTATTACAATTGTATTTAAGATGTATTTACCCTCGTCCAAGTATCTGCAATTATTTACAGTAGGCTAACTGTATACATATGGCCTATATACAGGACTACCTCAACAGCGAATCCACACATGCATACTTTGTGTATACCTGGCAGTGGCACACCCTCTGCAATTTAGTTCTAATTTAAGTCATAAAGGGGAAGGACAACATGGACGTGGAATGTCGTTCCTCAGCCCCTGTTTCACTGGGGACAACATTGGACGTAACACACAACATTGGCTCTTCATCGAACTGGAAACCCTGACGAAGTTTGGTTTGcattttataattttataaATGTTCAAACAAACATAGCCAGTCTGTTTTATACAGATACTAGGATGTTCCTGTGTGTAAATTTAGCGAGATAAAGCCTCAAGTCCCGCCCAGAACATGAAGCCAAATTCATCAGCAAGTTGCCAGGCTACCAGACCCATCCCGACTGCCTTGGCAACTAACTACAGTATTTAGAGGTAGGACAGTTCAAAAACTTGTAGGAACTACTACATGAAAAGAAGAACTACTACTCCTCGTGAATGGCTAAGGGTGTGTTCTGTCTGTGATGATTTTATGCATTCTGTATTGTCCTTATAGTGAGTATGTGCAGAATTACGTGCTACTTTTTAAACATTGTGActggggaggaagaggaagaggggatTGGATGCAGGTTACCagtactcagattctagtcagaatgtgaacttcccatagacagtatataagaacttcccgacctcgaatgttgtgggcggggctaaattcggctggcatccaggctaggtTACCAGTGCATCCCTGAGGAAAACAGATTATTATGTGTTCCCCATATAATCTGAATTCCTGGACTAATCTGGACCAAGTGGCTACATGAAACAGATTCTCATTAGTTAGTTACAAAATGGGCAAGGTTTTTTGGTCTCTATcttttcttcccctctctctctgtggcacTGACAGCAGCTTGTCTTGCATTGCCAGGcctatctctctttctttttttttcttctttttttttttatctcagtcACTCACTCGCATTGCTTCTGATAAATTAAGagatgcatttttttaattaccacCATTCAAAAATCCTTGGGTGCAACCTAAGACAGccagtgttgtgttttcctcctctcattatttctttaaatattaaCGCAGCATCATCTGTTCCCCCATTTAAAAGTGGAGGAAATGAAAGAAGCAGATGTTTGAAACATCTGGAACACCATGCAGCAACATTTAATATATTctatatactacatatactattctaattatatattgtattaacaaatactgtactgcatgtttttatgtaaatgtgAAACCTACAAGAATCAGCTCCTTCTCTTGATTAATTTCCTGATGTAGATTCAACATAAAACCCCATCATGTGGTAATGAATAAGGTGGAGGAAAGGGCAGGACTGGGACTTGCTAGTGAATTAAAGTGAATGAAGTCTAATAAGTCTGCAATAAAACAACATTCATTATCTATCTATTTTGCTATTAATCATGTCCTCAAAACTGAAATGACTGTTAAACTATATTCTTATTCATACCAGGAAGTGATCAACATGTCTTCTGAGGAGGAGCATTCTCAgacttcctcttcttctcctccctcctcctcacgtCCCCCTGTCTCCCACTTCATTGGGAAGAAGGACGACATTGTCAAGGCCGGACGCATGACCACGATGGTGAATGGCTGCAGAGACATACTGGTCCTGTACCATCAGGGGCAGCTTCATGCAATGGACATGCGCTGCTACCgtaagctctgtgtgtgtggctgttgtgtgtgttgacatAATGCATAAAGCCATAATTATAAGGCCTGTCTTCACctatagttttttttcctgttaaaacatttagaaagATGTTGACATTTATCATCCTATTATTTGTTGAAGTGTGGAATTTACTTTCTGCAATGGCTATATCTGCTGAGGCCTATAATGACACTCATATTTCCACTTACAGATTCAGGTGGTGCATTACAATATGGAGACATTGAGGTAAGTTGCATATTCTTTGAATATTGTTGtgaaatagctgttgaatgttgtacatgttgttcatacattgttcatattacataaccatatttattctgctcttataacactgcaatatatttcttgtcctgaatatgcaccacctgtctatacttgaatatcgcattgcacttttctacttttcttttgcacttctggttggatgcaaactgcatttcgctgtctttgtacttgtacactgcacaatgacaataaagttgaatctaatctaatctaataaacTAATAACCTCTTTTTGTCAGTTCAGTGTAAAGGTCCTGTTCAAGCTTTCATAtgtataaaatatttttcttgTTAAACTGCCACTATAGCTGCTACTGTCTTATCTCTCTAATCACCTTCATGCTCAGGAGCTTAATGGGCGGCTGTGTATTGTGTGTCCGTGGCACAAGTACAAGATCACACTCGCAGAAGGGGAAGGGCTTTACCAAGCTGTGGATGATCCTACAGCCAAACCCCTGAGAAAATACTGGCGCTCCAAGGGTGTCAGACAGAGGATTCACAATGTCACTGAGGTCAACGGGAATGTATACGTAACACTGAATGACTCAAACGAGGCCATCGAGTCAGATGTCTATCAGACTGAGAGATATAGGACTGGCTTACTCAAGGCACAGCCAAAACCCACGCCCAAGAAATAACCAGACATTTAAGGATTTCTTAGAGATGAATGATTATTCAACCCAAAATACATAAATGCTTTAAAGAGAATGTgggttgttttgttgtgtttctttggAGAATCTGAATCAGTTTGCCCAAATAATAATAGTTATCAAAAAACGTGTGTTAGCCAATAAGCCTGTGCAATTTATATGAGTCAATCTAGGACAAAGAGGGAAATATCTGACAATAATTTATGAATCATTGTAGTAAGatgaatagcctacatttaaacAGCAGTTGCAGGATGTGTATCATTTCAGTGTGGTTTTCTCTGCTTTAATTGGACATCCAGAGAAATGTTgagttttgttctgtttacaTACACTGTTCAGTACTTTGCTCTTGCTCTGATTGACACGGCTTGCAAGATCAGGAAACAGGGCATTACTGAAGACATTGATAAAATCAGTAGGTATAATGTAGAAATGGCATTTACTGTATGAAAGTAATTGTTGTAATCATTGTAACACCTGGTTTTGCTGTTTTTTAACACTGAACTGGGATTGCTATAGAATATTGTGGTTTATAAGTATTAAATGTTGTATAAATATACGGTttatttttggtagaaaaaactattactgattatttttatttcccAATGTTATGAGAAATGATATGGGGTATATTATTATGATGTCATTGTGTCATATGTCAATATATACACAGCTAAGTTCTTCTGAACACAATTCAACACAAGTCAAGATCAGAAGTGTATCTCTGTTGCCAGGGTCGTATGTTCCCCAGCTTAATATCCTCTTAATAGGAAACATCAAGACCTTTCAAAGGGTTTTATTTTCGCCTAGAACTTCTAGCCTACTGATGTTATACTCCTTGAAACCTAGGCTTTTAAATTTGCGGGCAAGATAGATCCTTTTTTCTTTAGACATTGATATCTTCACAGTGGCTGAATGGATTTTTACTATTCAAACTGCATTTTAAACGTCTATCTCCCTTAATTTGTTTGTGATTTGAACTGTGATAGTCCTTACCAATCTTTTAcaatgttaaaggtcccatggcatgaatatttcactttatgaggttttttaacattaatatgagttcccccagcctgcctatggtcccccagtggctagaaatggtgataggtgtaaactgagccctgggtatcctgctctgcctttgagaaaatgaaaactcagatgggctgatctggaatctgctccttatgagctcataaggaggaaggttacctcccctttctctgctttacccgcccagagaatttggcccaccatgagaaagagagagacgtcatggcttgcaaacaagcaaagtggcagttggttaAGGCCagacccccaccctccaccttgccccccctctctcctcctcaatagcatttaaagctacagacacagaaatgacaCATACTaaagaaagctcattgtgggactggctctagtggctgtaattctgcaccaaggctgaatttcgggaaagagacttcagatacagtattaggggaccactaaggcctatataaaagcatccaaaaaacagcatgtcataggacctttaatttaTATCACGAAAATAGGACACTGAGAACATAGGAATGACTCTGTCAAGAACTATAGATGCTAATTACTTTTTACAACCAAAACATTAGATCAGCTTGTAAAATATGAAGCATTGTTAtatattaaactacccaacagtatacagtatagtcAAAATGAGCTCCACCTCAACCAACTACAACAGTCGAATGCTACTTCCACATTATTGTATTAGTGATCAACAATCCAATAATATATACTATTACAATCACAGTGGTTGTTTGTCTGCATAACAAATACATTTACACATCTAGATTTTGCTGATCATACGTCAAAACTTTTGACGTATGACGTAaaaagattttgaatgcaggaagattttttacttgtaatttagtatttttacattgttgtattgcTACTTAAAGTGAAAACCCCTGGGGGTGTAccatgcatagactgtatataagtaccATGGCTTTGTATGAAGGTAAGGAGTTAGGCCACATCAAAACAGACGACGCTAGGCGGCAGCAGTGAACTGTGTTGTACCAATATTaaaagtagaagaagaagaaggtcgCAGCCTGGTGACGCACAAATACGCTTCAGTATGGCTGATACTAAACGATGCTGACTGTATTTTCATGAATGTCAGTTTTTACTAAACTATACATTGTCCGAATATCCAGACTTTAAAACGCTCTAAAGTTTGTAGATATTGTGTAAAGTTTCGGATCAAAGATGGAAGCTAACAGAAGATAAAGCTCCAGGAGAACAACAGTTAACGTTATCACTTTTTGGTCTCAAATATCTTGCCGTGATGGCATCAGGTATGTCTTGCTTAGCCTGATGCAGATAATAAACACAACAGATAATTTCACAGTTTGGTATGTGTTGTACATTCAACGTTTTAGAAAGGACCTTCTTCATTTAGCTGCAGTATGTTAAattatttccaacattttttttcagaggATGAAATCAATCTGCTAGTCATCGTCGTGGATGTAAATCCGATTTGGTGGGGGCAGCAAGCTCAACGTGAGACAGAGGTAGTACTACTATGTCTGATATTATTCTTACTTATGAACAGTTCTCAGATTGTAGTTTCTAAATGTGGCTGAGGCTAAACAACACCTACTGTCCTCTTGTGTTCGTGCAGCTCACCCTGTCGAAGTGTCTGGATGCAGTCATGGTTTTGGGGAACGCCCACATTTCCATGGCCAGGACTAACAGGCTGGCTGTCATCGCTAGCCACTGTCAAGACAGGTAACTTTATAGAACAgtggtgaaaagtaactaagtacatttactggaGTGGGAGGGAAATATTGTAGATGTTACTCCACTGCATGTATTTGAATAGCTATAGTTGCTAGTTAGTTTTCAGATTAAGAatttacataaaaacagatgAAGAGCTAAAACACACTACTTTGGTTTGTTGTGGTCTCATGACCtcttacaaaaaaacattgtctAGTTGTGGGCCCTTGTCACGTTTCAGATGTCATGAGTTGTTAGTTCCACCAGTCTTTGAACTTCTcacatggtttcatttaaataacagTTTGaggaaaaggtttttttttctcagtatttcacaaaaaagaaaagattcaggccaaagtacaaaaaaaatgaacacagTTGTTTAGCATAACTTCATCTTTTCGTCTTTTTCTTCCCCATTAATCATCTCATGACCTCCCAGATTTATGTTGTGAGCCTTTGAAGGAAGCTCGACCATTAGGCTGGATACCCAAGGTCCAGTATTTAAAATGGTTAAAACTACCTCCCCATTAATCAGCTACAAcggtaaaatgctgcttacaaaTGAATGCATCAGTATAAACAATTAAATATATATGATTATATATTGCCATAAGTAATTTCCcattttgggatcaataaaaaaatctatcaaATCATATATCACTAACACAGCCATGTATATGCAGAAGCAGCACTTACTtataatggagtattttttacaTCATTGTATAGATACTTTTACTTAGTAAGGATCTGACTACTTCTTCCATCACCGTCAGTTTCCAGTATTGAAGGGCCGACTGTCTTGATGAATGTAATGTTTTGCTCCTGTCTTTGCTTATATGCACAATCTCACCAACTTACTTTATTTCAGTCACTTCCTATATCCCAAAAAGAGCTGGAGAGCGGGGGACAGCGGTGGGGATGATGCATGCTCCAGTGGTGATGGAAAATATGAACTCCTGGCAGTCGCCAATAACCTTATTGCTGAAGAGATCAGGAATGTTATGTCGAAAGGTAAGTAcaagtctgtttttgtgtggGTAAAATTAACATAGAATATATACAGTCGATTTAAGTATATATGCTTTCTCAAAACAGATGGGTTACTGTCTTTgtagtctcgcatagccagacccatctccacagcgctgtgtcagtgcTGGAGTATATTCTGGCTACGCCGCGTATCTAAATCTGACATGATTACCATCGGCCCCAAATCCCAAAAACACCCTCAACTTCAGTCTCTCCATCAACAACTCCACCCTGTCTCCATCCCTGCACATCCGTAACCTTGGAGTCATTTTCAACAGCAATCTCACATTTGAACATCATATCAGAATCCCTCTATGGTTAATCTGCAAAAgccttaaataaacttcagtatattcaaaactctgctgcccgTCTCCTCACCCGCTCCTGCGACCACATCACCAAATCAAAAAATCATCAAaatgtattgttattattatcattctgggataggagggaAAAAACGTTTGTCAAATAAATCACAATTGTCCTGTGACGTACCTTAGATGCAGCGACGATGCCtttgcgagagagagagagagagagagagagagagagagagagagagagagagagagagaactgtctttgtctgtgtgttgtagTCAAAGCTTTATTTTCAGGTGTTTAATGATGCTGTGCAGTGTGGGTGACTCCCTAAAATGTAcaatgtgtctttgtgtgatTACAGCTGAAGTGAAGGGAAATTCAACTGATACTTTTTTGGCTGGATCCCTTGCCAAAGCTCTCTGCTGTATCCTTTCAATAATAACTATTTAGAGTTGTATCATGTATGACATGActtggacctttttttttttaatcaagatCAAATAAGAAGGTAAAGCAACTaacacaagaaaaaaatcacattaatGAATGACTGCAAGTGTATATGTTGGTGTTTTGACTTTCTCTTTGCTGGTCAAGTTGAGAGAAATGTctgcagattgtttttttttttttttttattcattcacaatACCACTTCAGatattacaataatacagtTGGGGTACAGGATCAGTTGGGTAGAGTGAATGTGTCCCCCGAGGAAGCAAGAAAAGCTTATAGGTGGGGGCCCATATTTCATAAaagtttttcattattttctttttgttgactGTGgctgagagagaggcagaggtgTTTTCCTAACTGTCCTTAATCCTTTAATATTCAGATATTCACAGAGTCTCAAAAGATTTGGAAGGTAATTCAGTGTTTTTATTAATAAGCTTAATGATGCTCTTCAATGGGTTCTGTTTTTCCTTTCAATACTTGTTTTAATtaatgtcttttgttttttagctGGACAGGAGATAAAATCAAGGATATTGGTAAGCTCTAAATGCTCTAATTTCATGAGTGCTTTTGTTTTATTCCGTGACTTGAACACAGCCTCTGTATTTTACTGGACAGGTGATAAAAGCAGCGGAGGACTGTGCCCTCCAGTACATGAACTTCATGAATGTAATTTTTGCTGCTCAGAAGCAGGTAAATTCATTGATCTTGCTTGTGTTTTCTGTCCTCTTTACTTCTTGAATAACTTGTatatttattcaaaataatttgttttgtattttaaaacagaaCATCCTGATAGATGCCTGTGTGTTGGACTCAGAGTCGGGTCTCCTTCAGCAGGTACGTCTTTACGGCTTAGGACATTGACAATACTGTAATTTAATACTACAACCTGTATCGTGATAGCAAGTACCATCCAAAAGCTGAACCTGAGAATAAgttactttattaatcccacactggggaaattccctaaaaaatacaaaactatGCAATGATATTTGATAGCTTGTAGAACAATTCAAGTAAAACAAACATCCATGTTAAGTTGCTCTCACACcactttgtttatattttttagtATTATAACCATAAGGTGTGTGGTGTTGTGACTGTATTGGGCTGTCCTAACCTGTGTAAGTATATATACCAGGTTTTTACCTTTTTAGTTGTTTGTCTTGTAGGCTTGTGATATAACGGGAGGATTGTACCTCAAGATACCACAGAAAGTTGCCCTGGCACAGTACCTTTTGGTGAGAGTGCAATACAGATTTCCACATTTCTGAGAGTATCACCTATGTCGTATTCAGCTCATCTTTCTGTAGAGGGCTGCTTTGTGTTGATGATGGCGTTTTCTGAACAGTGGGTGTTCCTGTCTGACTCTGAGCAGCGTTCACAGCTGGTGCTGCCACCGCCTGCACATGTGGACTACAGAGCTGCATGTTTCTGCCATCGTAACCTCATTGAGATTGGTTACGTGTGCTCGGTTTGTCTATCAAGTAAGTCTGATtcccagttaaaaaaaaacaaatgcatgaCCACAATCTTTCTATTACTGGCCAAAGCTGCAGTGTTTTTACGGTGACGCTTTCTCCTGTCTTCTCTTTAAGTATTCTGCAACTTCAGCCCCATCTGCACAACTTGCGAGTGagtctttaaaatatatttttatatatactgtatatataacctTTTTCCTCTGAACACTATTGGTAAACATCTGAAATGTATCTTCATTTTGTCTGcattatatttttctttttaggaCTGCCTTCAAAATCCAACTACCACAGATGATTAAGCCCAAAAAGAAGAAACTCAAACAGCCTACATGATTATTGCTATGATTACACTAGTTAGTTTCATTTTTTGATATTAAGATTATGCTATTTTGCTTGCTATAAATTTTCACGAGTTTCAGGTTCATGCCAACCTGACAGTTTTTCTTTGTAGAAACAATTGTTTTCCAGTCAATAAGAATAtatgcaaacattaaacataTAAAACAAACTTAAACATTTGTATTTGACATTTGTTCACAAGTCTGAGTTTAGTTTGACTAATGTTCACATTACTAAACAATTGGCACACACCTTTTAGTTGTTCATGATGTTGGGTAAAGGTCATTCACTTAGCCTACTGTACATATAAATGGAGTAACTGCTTTTGAAAAAGAAACTTTGGGCATTTTTGTGatgtacatttttatataataaaacaaatagcTATATGTTCTTAGAAATATTTGTCACACATGAATCAATCCTTGTGTTAAGGTggaaatattttacttaagtacagtaaattgTGTTCAGCTTTCAAACTGATGGAGAAGCTTCAAGAAAATCTTATTAGGTCACTTAATACAAAATCTTTAATTACATGTGGAATAAACATTTTGGTAATGATTCATCATCTTCAACCAATATTCCCAGTTGCTCTTGCATAACATGCAACAGGTCATCTTTTCCCCAAGAgttgaaaataaacatttaatgaTGAAAGTagtcaaattaattattttaagtctccagtcattcattttcattgtctGTTCATGTCAAAACACTGCAAGATACTTTAACAACCACTCAGATTTTGTCCTGGATATCATTAATTAACCTATTAATCTCTGGTGGCACTCTTACACCAAATATACCACTTGCACACTAGATAAAGCAAGGACATTCGCTGAGTGAATCCATGCTACTGAGAGAAAGAAGCTAAAACTCCTAATGCCAAGAGTCAATTGTTTGAACATGTAAGATTTTAATCCGAGTAGTATAAAATAACAATGTTTATTCAGTAAACTCGGTATGTGAAGTATAAGTAaaattttattttcagatatCCCATTTGGGAGACTGCCCTTATATAGAGAAAATACTTCCAGTTTGGATTAAAATATTGAGAAAATaaacaggtgaaaatgtctGCAGCAGTACAAAGTCGGTTTGAAACCATCCAGGCATAACATAGGTGGAGGAAGGTGTTTCACAATTGAAATACTGCACAATGTCATGGTGATCATCGATGGATTGGAACAATGTTGCAtctgaagaagagaagaaggacAGACTTGTGACTAATGTAAACCACTTTCTACCTGCCAATCATAAATAATGcaccttaaagctatagtgcgtagtttctgtcgcac
Coding sequences within:
- the LOC116056881 gene encoding Rieske domain-containing protein isoform X2, encoding MKRRTTTPREWLREVINMSSEEEHSQTSSSSPPSSSRPPVSHFIGKKDDIVKAGRMTTMVNGCRDILVLYHQGQLHAMDMRCYHSGGALQYGDIEELNGRLCIVCPWHKYKITLAEGEGLYQAVDDPTAKPLRKYWRSKGVRQRIHNVTEVNGNVYVTLNDSNEAIESDVYQTERYRTGLLKAQPKPTPKK
- the LOC116056881 gene encoding Rieske domain-containing protein isoform X1 gives rise to the protein MKSNKSAIKQHSLSIYFAINHVLKTEMTVKLYSYSYQEVINMSSEEEHSQTSSSSPPSSSRPPVSHFIGKKDDIVKAGRMTTMVNGCRDILVLYHQGQLHAMDMRCYHSGGALQYGDIEELNGRLCIVCPWHKYKITLAEGEGLYQAVDDPTAKPLRKYWRSKGVRQRIHNVTEVNGNVYVTLNDSNEAIESDVYQTERYRTGLLKAQPKPTPKK
- the LOC116056881 gene encoding Rieske domain-containing protein isoform X3 yields the protein MSSEEEHSQTSSSSPPSSSRPPVSHFIGKKDDIVKAGRMTTMVNGCRDILVLYHQGQLHAMDMRCYHSGGALQYGDIEELNGRLCIVCPWHKYKITLAEGEGLYQAVDDPTAKPLRKYWRSKGVRQRIHNVTEVNGNVYVTLNDSNEAIESDVYQTERYRTGLLKAQPKPTPKK
- the gtf2h3 gene encoding general transcription factor IIH subunit 3; the protein is MASEDEINLLVIVVDVNPIWWGQQAQRETELTLSKCLDAVMVLGNAHISMARTNRLAVIASHCQDSHFLYPKKSWRAGDSGGDDACSSGDGKYELLAVANNLIAEEIRNVMSKAEVKGNSTDTFLAGSLAKALCYIHRVSKDLEAGQEIKSRILVIKAAEDCALQYMNFMNVIFAAQKQNILIDACVLDSESGLLQQACDITGGLYLKIPQKVALAQYLLWVFLSDSEQRSQLVLPPPAHVDYRAACFCHRNLIEIGYVCSVCLSIFCNFSPICTTCETAFKIQLPQMIKPKKKKLKQPT